The Cottoperca gobio chromosome 15, fCotGob3.1, whole genome shotgun sequence genome segment ATAATGAGTGCTAGCTTAGGGACCCAAGGCTCCCAGGCTGGTTCAGACAGCTCCACCAGTGACCCTCCAGCACTGGTTCTTCCCACAGTGGAGACTATGAAATCCGGGATCCGGACAGGCTTCCTGAGGATTGATGAGCACATGCGCAGCTTCTCTGACCTTCGAAATGGCATGGACCGTAGTGGTTCCACAGCAGTGGGAATCCTCATGTCACCCGATCATTTCTTTTTCGTCAACTGTGGCGATTCTCGAGCTGTTCTATATCGCAATTCACACGTGTGCTTCTCCACACTTGACCACAAGCCTTGCAACCCACGTGAGAGAGAGCGCATCCAGAATGCTGGCGGCTCAGTGATGATTCAAAGGGTTAATGGGTCACTGGCTGTATCAAGAGCCTTGGGGGACTACGATTACAAGTGCGTGGATGGCAAGGGCCCCACAGAGCAGCTGGTCAGCCCCGAACCAGAGGTGTTTGAGATGGTTCGGGCTCCGGAACAGGATCAGTTTGTCGTCCTGGCGTGTGACGGCATCTGGGATGTCATGTCCAATGAGGAGCTGTGCGAGTTTGTGAAATCTAGGCTTGAGGTGTCTGACGACCTGGAAAAAGTCTGCAATGAAGTGGTGGACACCTGCCTGCACAAGGTgtgtacacatttgtttttgacggATAccgtttgtgtgtttttgctgcgGTTGCTCATGGCTAATAGAGATTACAATGTGTGGAATCTGGCAAAATTAAGTTCTCCAAGAAAGCTGAAGAACATTTAAATTCCATGTTCCAAAGGGAACTATATGATGAAGAAATGTTCAATGTACAAATGGTCCTAaagagaaggttttttttgttaactTGGGGTTGTATTACAATGCATTCAAATGGAGAAAAATGGCACTATATATAAATTAGCATATTTCTGTTACAATATTGAAATTGAGCAGACTGTTCTATCACTTGTGCCTCCCAGAAATCCTCATTTTCTTTCAGTACTACACGGTAACTTCTTCTCTtacctcctcttttctcccgTCCATCTCAGGGGAGTCGGGATAACATGAgtgttgtgttagtgtgttttcCCAACGCTCCCAAAGTGTCGGAGGAAGCTGTGAGGAAAGACGCTGAACTCAACAAATATCTGGAGTCTCGAGTGGAAGGTGAGAATGGATGAATGGAGAAAAATGATGTTTACTGCATGTGCAAACATAATGGGATTGTGGAATATTAGCCCTTTTTAGTTGCTAATTTTCACAATACTTCTTTAATTTCAGTATTCAAACTGTATGTGTGGTTTAAAGTGACTATACGGTCATTTTTTAGTTGCTTTTATGTGGTAAGCTGTAAGAAAATTGAttgtatatgtgtttataaCAGCTGAGGGGTTACATTCCTTTTTATAATCTCAACACATTTCAGAATTAAAGGACTATAAACCCCAATTACACCATTAATATTGTTTATAAAACAGTAGTATAAAACAAGATTTTTCTTGGCGACGCAGGATATTTCTCCAACTGAAGCATCatatctgtgtgcatgttttctcCACTACCTGACCTGCCACTGTCTATTGTCAAACCTCTAGCCAAGTTGTCCGGCTCACAGCAGAGGAATGACTCCATCAAGACCTCCTTTTCCATTTCAGCAAGCATCTCCTTTTTATTCCCTGTcctatcctctcctccctttcctccctAAACACAACATTCCCTGTGTTGTTTGGATGGATtccttgtctttttattttatttttatgtccttttctttctcatttcatcctttttttttttttcctcggGATGCATGAGGCCCTCACAGGCAAACAGTGCAGCGTTTCTATTCTTTGTTGGTCACGTCGGCTCTCTCCCATGCCTACTGTTAGGTTGTGTAAAACCAGGGCTTGTCAGCTGTTTACATTTTGGCCAAgcaaaaagaaatattaaaaaaaactgagatAAAAATGAATCTTTACACTAAACTTGGGTGTGGTATTTGAAAGATACGTTGTAGTATCCATTGTACGACTACGTAGTGCAGGTGGTGACACCAAGTGTTAGTTATTGTGTATAAAACGGCAAATTAATGTTTGCTGAATGACACTCCAGATTGGGTTGaaatcatttcacatttcaggGTAAAGTACAGTTATGCAAACGTTTGGTTGGGCGTCAGGTACTGAAGATGGAAAGAGAACGGGGGAGAGGAATGCTCTGGCTGAACATTGACCTGGCCTCATGCCACTCTCAACTCAGTTGCAGGCCTCTCTTTGTCACCATCCCTCTCCCCGTCTCAGACATGCACTCATTTCCACAAAATCCACTATGTTTTCCATCttcacttttttttcctcctcatttGTCAACTCTTTGGTCTCGCTCCTCTattgtacccccccccccccccccccccccccccccctctcttatCTTTCCCCAGCCGTTCTTGGCTACCACCAGCTCTGTTAATACTGACTTGTGTAACGACATGTCTGGTGTTGTTGCAGAGATGCTGTCTCGGCCAGGGGAGGAGGGGTTTCCGGACTTGGTAGCAGTGATGAGGAACTTGTCCACCGACATCGGCATGCCCTTGCTGCCACCAGGGGGAGGCCTCGCCAGCAAGTAAGGACCACCTTTTATTGAACACTAGAGTTGTACGTTACTCCGCAGTTATAAGCATCTGGAATGAACGATATGAAACTGTATAGTAAAAAGCCAGTTATCTAGTGCAGTGTCGATTTCTGTATGTCATGGGGACTAGCTATCGAGGAATAGAAAATACTATTCCAAGTTTCTTTTTTGACAACTACCttcctttctcacacacaccctctgttGTTGCTTTGATGCATGGTTTGAATTGAACAGCACAATAGACCTAATCACAttgttgtgtctgtgttctcCCTGCAGACGCAGTGTTATTGAAGCAGTATACAACCGACTGAACCCATACAGGGAGGAAGATGGGGTCAGTATCAGAatattcaatgaatatgagctTTGTCCTTCATTTctacaacactcacacacaactctTGTGCTAAAGTATGGTGAtagtctagtggtacgccttccaaaccagaaggttgtgagttcaataccaggctgccaccattgagccctgagcaaggtactgagtcgctccagggagactgtccctgtagttagttcactgtaagtcgctctggataggagtctgctaaatgacctgtaataatgtgAAGTATTAAGGCCACATGACACATTTCAGTGGAAACCTCTTACTCCTCTTTTGAGTCATCCCGTCTGGTGGAGCTGGCAGGTGAATCTTTTTTAACACTATAGCAGATGAGAAATACCTTTCCATTAtgataaacatattttatttttctgtgcacAGTGCATGATGCACACCTTCCTGTCAGCCCTCAAAATGCACTATGCATGCATGACGACACAGCTTTGTCAAAAGTCTTCCTAGTGGAGCCTTTTGCACTTAAAATCTGCTGGTGAAAGCATTAGTTCTAATTTATTTGCTGAAATATCCCTAAATGGGCTCCATTTTAATCTTAATCTTCCTGCTGGAAGTCAGGAAGTTCAGCTTTGTACTTCCTGTATGTGTTATTAGAAATATTGGACACACTCACCCATGGATGCACACTAACGATGAAGCAGTAGTCAATCCTAAatgtatagaaataaatgacaataaGTAGTGCTGGATAGCAACACAATGCAGGGATTTAGTGCAGCATTAGGAGTGACGGATTACAGAAAGGGATACTCCACTAAAAACCTGTTTCACATCTCAAACACTCACATTGTGCTCCTTCTTGGGGGGGACGGTGGCTGAAGCCagccttctttcttttcttgccaATTTCAATGCAAACGTATCAAAATGTCCGAATATACTTTCCAAACCATCGCTGCAGTgtgtttccttcttctttccagAGACCCAAATCAGCAGcttctgtttctctgctttgttAGTTGTTTACCTTTTTTGTTGCATGCAACTATGTTTGTTgggaacaacaaacaaagaagtatacctattaaaaaaacaagggtTCTGTTGGTATTATACACCAGCACGTTGTGTCTAAGGATGTAATCTTGTCCACAAATGTAGAAATGCACTCTTGCGTACTTGCTAGTAAGTTTTGAACAGTTCTGACGTAATGGCTTGAAAACAGGGAGTCATTGACGACTGTGTCACTTTCTGTTGTAGCAGTGATTGTGGTTgcaaatgtttgtgttattaaatgattaataaggtgtgtgtgtgtgtgtgtgtgtgtgtgtgtgtgtggtccccTCTTTGGTAGCTCGTGTTAGTGGTGAGGTGATGTCTACGTCGTTGTGTTGTCTGGTTTGTCTGTAAGGACGTGGAGTTACTGCGATTGTTCACCTcctgcacacattcacattcacacactcatgaAGAGGATTTTATAGAATCTGCTTAAAGCCGCTATTTGTAGAGTCCTGGTGGAAATCTGGGATTCTGGTCTAATTTTCAAATTCTGCTCGTAGTGGctttaaatagattttaattgaaatgttaaGGTTTGcctaacattttgtatttttttcttttatactgCAAGTTACATAATTTATACAGCACTTAACCTCACAAACAGACTTCTTTGATTTAAAGGTGCTATCAGTATAATATGGCTCTTAACATCGTGTGGCTGCTTTGGGAAGCTACAGcatctgtaaacatctgtgCTCCTCCACAATAAGAAATAGATTCAACATTAAGTACTATATCTATCCTTTATTACTAAATGTTCAATTGCGACTCATTGAAAGTTTCACCTACAGTATTTATGTTATCCCTGTATAAACTAAAACTGGATGCCTAAATGTCCCTCAGATTAATacagtatctatctatctaaagtCTAATGAGTGATGGTGATTAAAAAAAGTAGCAAGATGTAATTGAAGTATCTGCATccaacaactattttgataatagatTAAACTGGCGATAACTCCTTTTGATTAATCCGATTAAAATTTAATTTCCACGATATTGTATAAAAACACCCCGATTCCTTTTTTACTACaataacacttttattttttttacaaattgaaATTGTGGATGCAGCCATGCTTTTCTCCGTTGTATCATTAGTCTCTGCCTCCGCAATTGTTTCAAGTGCTTCCTCCAGAGACGCCGTCATTTCCTGTAATTCATCGCTGGAGCTACACGAGGCGCGGCATTGGCTGGCTGACTGCCCTCGCATTAGGAGACTCGGCGCAACTTATCTTTGATGAAATACGTTGCCGACTATTTTTTTGTAAtactcatatttatttattttaattgatttaataaatagttttgtaaaataaatgaaagcaagGCAGACGACAAACACCTGTTGATATATTGTGTGCAAACATAATGACTGATGGCACCTTTCTAACCAAACAAAAGAAGTCTTCCTTCctgaaaacaatatttcatcaGAGCAGCACAAGCAGTGGAATTGTTCCACTTTTCAAAAATATAgttgggaaacacacacacacacacacacacacacccagagagATGAGGGATGTATCGATTTGTCTAACTGTGTGTTCACCCTCTGATTAACGCAGCCCTCCTGTTTCATTTGGTAAGTGATCACATATATAACTGTTacaacccctcccccccccccccccccccctcttcttccAACCTCTCATCCACACGCATACGTACAACCACACTCGCACACATTCTTACAGGCATGTACGTGGTGACCTTATGGCATATCCTCCTGTCACTCCCATCAGTCCTCTACTGTCTGCTCTGATCTACTCTCTAGCATGTGGAGCTCCGTGACTTTAAGGCGTGTTTGGACATCTGTGTGCAGACATGACTGTCCCCAGTTTAATGAGGATGAATGGTCGTTGTGTTCTGGTCCTGTCcgccccgcccccccccctctctctctcacgtcTCACACACCCTACACGCATGCATCGCTGTCTCACTCGGTCTTTCCACATACTGCACGCAACAGTCTTCGTTTCTGTGTCACTCTTTGACGAAAGGCCTTGTTGTGTTGGCGTATTTCCGCAGAAAGAACCTTCACACGGGTTGAAAGTGCGCCCTGGGTTTCACTGCTGTTGTAACTGCTTTTCAACTTTTactctgttctttttttgtgttgtgttggctGTAGGAAAACCTGAACTCGCGGTCCAGGTTGGCGATCGAAATCACGGATTGTTACTGTAATATACGTGTTTCTACATTTGGACATAAGTGTGCCCTCTTTTTCACCCTGTTCTCCCTCCTTTGTCCTTCTTTTCTCTAATTCCtcctccgcccccccccccccccccgccatctctcctcttcctaCCATGTTCTCCCCTCCCCCGTCTCCCCTCTCATCCTCCCTTCATCTTTGTGGCTTTCCTCTTGCAGAGCGGAGCTGAGTTGGAGTACCACTGGTAGCTGTCCAGCACAACTGTCtgatccaaaaaaaaaacaaaaaaaaaaggaccacTTTTCCACACAAGATCACATCCATAGTCACCTTTTTAATCTCCTCtgggatttcttttattttaatttttattccCCACACTGAGAGATCAATTGAAGATGAAATCCtggtttttaaaaacagacGACACGCCCAAATGTGGAGGACTGCAAAACAAGATTTAGCCGGTTCTTTTTGTAGAACAAAACGGGGAACAAAAAGAACAACTGCATTAATAGCAGAAAGCAGAACTACATATACCTTCTATACTTCAGAGGGGCAAAACAGCACAGTTTCTCTTGCCCCTCGTTTCTTCTTGCTTTCTTTGTggtggttgtttttgttgtggatTGACGGAAACACGGGAGCTGCCCCGCTCTGAACGCTTTGGTGCCTTTCTCAGAACTAAGAGAGAAGGGAGGCCCTCGCAACTCGACAGTCAGCCAGCCATTACCAAGCCAGTCACTCATGGACGTTTGTAAGATACTGAATGGACTAAAGGGGTTTGTTGgctgcatttttcttttggcattgtttgttttgaagtgtgAACTTTACTTGCACCTGGCAGCCAATCGACCACACGGGCCCCCGCACACCTCCATGCTACGCTGTTCAGTTCAGGCAAGCTTGACGTTCTGTGCATTACTGGAACTAATTTCAGTTTGGCTCCTCCATACTGCGTCCAAAGTATAACGGGACATGGGCTGGTGTGCCTGGCTGCAGATAGGAATTACATGGAGTTGGTTTAACCTCAAGTGTGATGACTCTTCTTGCACGTCCCTACTCGcgttctctcctcctgtctctaaAGGACATTATCGAACAGTTGATTTCTCACTCTTCccctttttgtctctctttttcgctttctgtctctttataTGACAAGAGACTTTGGCACACATTGCCAGAATCATAAGCTTTCAGCCTGCTGTTGTTTAAGAGATAGAAAGAttgaaattatatattaaattcatatatacacacacacacacacacattttcatttgtttgtttaattcccAGCCGTGGTATTCGTTGTGGCCTGTGTGTACGTTTTTTTGTGTGTAGACaaatttaaaacacaacaaagtcaaagttgcacacacacacacacacacacattgtttccGCACAGCAGCGCTCCAAATACAGAGTTTGAGGAAAGAGGGATTCCaacctcatcttcttcttccccctttctcttcaacacacacagtcctgcttGTGCTACAACTTGCCTTTTTTAATATCCTTCAATTATCCtgtgtaaaataacaaacaaataatacttttctttttgtttcgaTTGAAATaattccatttttctttttaaatgttttttgttggtATATATGGCTTTTCAGAGTCCTGTGGCCGTGGTCCTGGTCCCATTACAAATGGGCATAAGCAACAAGGGGAGCATGAAATATAACTTGTACAGAACATTGGGAGAGAAGTAGGTGTTTGGTGTTTCACTGTATGAAGTAAAGGAGGGACGCTGTAGGGACAGACGAGAAAAAGCCCTACACCCGGAGCTCTGCTCACACTGTCACTGAAATTGCTGTCCTCAATTTTTCCCCACAGCTACCTTCATGGACTTTGCTTCGAAGGCACAGGACGGTTGCTTTGGAAGCCCTGGTTTCAATCTTTGGATCGACCCAAGagttcatttcatttgtcaacccTAGCACTAATAAGTGATTGAAACTTCtgaaacaaaacctttttcatttcattttttttttatataaagcaaaTGTGCGCATAGACAAAGTGGGTACACATACTTTGCATGTGTATTCTTTCCTAGATGCATTTAAAGTAGCCTATAAGTATATACAAAACTGTAATATACacttgttattttttttgttcaatcATTCAATGGCAAATTCATTGTGCTTTCTGAAGTGGTAGTATTGAAAGAGAATAGGCCGAACAGAGTGCTGGCTGATTATTAATGTTCTTGTGGTACACTTGCTCTTGGTGCCATATGACAAATAGGTACTTGAATGTGTAGTTCTTTTGCAGTTGCGTTGTTTTTAATGGgatgattgatttttttttttttttttgtggtggagggagttgggggggggggggagggtggggTCTCTATTGTTGTGCATGTTTTGTGATTGAGGGAGGagtgtattttgtgtgtgagaTGTACTGGGCAGATGGGGATAATGTGGGCATGTTCAgtgtgggacacacacacacaatgttggaGAGGAATGTGAGGTTAAAAGAACAACATGGAGATAACTGGAACACATGTCAGGATATAATAACTTTCATCTTATTTTAAGATTCAGTTGGTTTTTAAACCCATAagtagtgtttttgtttttcactgcatCTGATTTGATCTTGTTCCTGATTCCCATTGTGGACTCCTGGTATATTATAACTCCCAGTTCCTGAGCATTGTATTAACACCACACCACACTGAACAAAGTCCTCCTTTTTATGTTTAAGCTATATCAGACACTGGGCTAGGAGAGGAAttaagagagggaaggaaggagaaacatttatttttatgaatgtaGTTCATTATTCACACGGATTCCACTGCATGGACTGAATACAAGCAGCAATCAAAGTCTCATCAGTCACTTaatgacaaaacaagaaaagaaaacatgcacatttttcAGGTTGTAAAATATAATCTCAAGACTGACACTTTTCCGTAGGACTGTTTTGGTGAAGTCTGAATAATTTGATCCTGACTTGTTGCTTTTGATTTCGGGATATGTTAAGTAAAGAGAATTTTAAAAAGCCAGTTATTCTGCGCCGGTGGGTTCAATGTGACCGAGAAGGGAGGCGATAAtatagaaacagaaaaaagaccGACCTGACATTCCTCATGTGGGCATTTTAGGATGGAAATGAACCCTCGTACTCTTTGCCACTCTTTATATACATACGTAGAATTGACAGATGGCAATGAAAAATTccacacttttttatttattccagtGCTTTTTAGCTTTTATTAAAACGCTGTATTTTGAAGACAGAATGAGGTAATAAGCTGGTGTGCATTTGAGAGTAATGTATGACCCACTCACCTTCATCTttgaccttttttctttttttgagagGACACAAAGAAGGGAGGTTTATGAGACACCAAGGTATTCACCATCCCTTCTTCCTGTACTAATTCCCCAGTATGCTATTGTGATGTTACAGACCATACAGTGAACATAAACGTCAATAAAAGATGGATTTAAGTTTAAAACGTTTTAAACTgctatgctttttttttttttttttccagtgcCAACTTGAAATGTCagctttgtgtctttctgtaagCTTTCACTGTTCAGTACAACACAATAGaaagtttgtacatttgttttggtgttaTCCAATGACCGTTTGTGCCCTGTGGGGTGTACATTGTTCTGTGCCAGGGCACTCACACAAAGGCTTTGTAAACAAAACACCATGTAgctcaaaaaaagaaagcataAGTATTTTTGGCACAGCGTGGTGTACTCTAAAGTTTTAACATAACTTGGGATATGGGACAAATGATTGCAACAACATTTAGATCtgcaacatttgtatttgtacgtGTTTATCTTAGATTATTCTACATGTTGAAATAGAATAGACTTGACAGGAagtcctctttctttctttctcgttattatttttttttgtcaatctGACCAATGGTGTGCAAGACATGCATGCTAAAAGGCAACAGTTTGACGACTGATTTGTATCGgcactgtgtttttaaaatgtttctcaaaaGTACTGCACTTGCACTTACGAGGGTACCACAAAAAACCCAGGAGGTAACTTCATAATTGCTGTAGTTCTTCTACCACAATAATAATGCATATCTCTATCTGTTTTATTGCAAATAACACTATGTAGATGTAACATGTTGGTCCTTGAAAATGTCTCTTCTACATCCCGGATCCAAACAGTGTTGCAGTCAGATGGAGTAGATCCAGTAAATGTCCTAGctagtggtggaaagtaacctTTCTCATGTACTGTTCTTCAGTACagatttgaggtacttgtactttacttgagtatacAAAATGTACtgcatattattaaatatttttctttaacttgACAGCTGCAGTTGCTATTTACTTTGTTGATTAAAACTTTTCCAAAAGACTTAATGCgctttaaaagtaatttttgaaacttttgtacattttggtGATTTTAAACTtaatgtgcttttactttttgaaaCACTTCTAATGACTTTTGAGTATTGCTACTTCTATTAAAGTAAGGAAAGGGCATGCATACCTCTCCCACCACATAGTTCAGCCAACACTGCAACAATAAAAGCTAATCTCCACCCATTCCCATCCAACTCTCCAGTTCCCACATTCCTCAGGTGGcactgctcagtgtgtgtgagtgtgtgtgtgtgtgtgtgtgtgtgtgtgtgtgtgagtgagtgagtgtgtgtgagagagagagagagagagagatagagagaagtgTGTACTCTGACCCTCCTAAGAGCAGTTAATGTTGGCTCTTTGACACAGTCGGTGTTCCTGAAGCTAGTTAAATCAACACAGTTTGCTCTTTTGGAAATTGAAATGAGTTTAACAAAAGACACCGATGGTAGTCTGGAGCTGGGGCTGTACACCCGAAACCCGGGGTACCAGGATGAAGAAGGCGGCGGGTCAGCGGCGGACACCATCCACGCAGACCCCGGGGAGAAGCACGAGTCGGACGCGGCGGAGTACACGCAGATAAAACCGTACGCCGGGATGCCGAAGGAGGTGTTGCTGCTGTACTCCTCCCAGGCCCGGTACCGCGTGCCCCGGGAGATCCTGTTCTGGCTGACGGTGGCGTGCACCCTGGCGCTGGTCACGCTCACCGTCACGGTGATCGTGATGTCGCCGCGGTGCCTCAGCTGGTGGCAGGCCTCCCCGGTGTACCAGGTTTACACTCGCTCCTTCAGGGACTCCGACGGAGATGGGGTCGGAGACCTCAAAGGTAAGATGCCCCGGACCTGCTGCGAGCTCTTTAACAtcctcattaaaaataaaactctctTACGTCATTCTTTATAAAGGGGTTATCATTTGTAACTAGTCGTTTAGTAATGCGTTACACATTAGTATTACACTTCTAATAAGACTAAcgtttgggttgccaggttgagAAAGATACTCCTCCAGCAGGacactttaacatttaaatagctCTTTAGTTCATCAGGTACTCTAATGAATGGACCACTTACCTTATGGCAACAGCTGTAGAGTATCTggactaaaataataatacattttatttatagagacaCTTGCAGGTTAGAa includes the following:
- the ppm1ba gene encoding protein phosphatase 1B isoform X1 is translated as MGAFLDKPRTEKHNTHDEGNGVRYGLSSMQGWRVEMEDAHTAVLGLPAPGMTDWSFFAVYDGHAGSRVANYCSKHLLEHIMSASLGTQGSQAGSDSSTSDPPALVLPTVETMKSGIRTGFLRIDEHMRSFSDLRNGMDRSGSTAVGILMSPDHFFFVNCGDSRAVLYRNSHVCFSTLDHKPCNPRERERIQNAGGSVMIQRVNGSLAVSRALGDYDYKCVDGKGPTEQLVSPEPEVFEMVRAPEQDQFVVLACDGIWDVMSNEELCEFVKSRLEVSDDLEKVCNEVVDTCLHKGSRDNMSVVLVCFPNAPKVSEEAVRKDAELNKYLESRVEEMLSRPGEEGFPDLVAVMRNLSTDIGMPLLPPGGGLASKRSVIEAVYNRLNPYREEDGSGAELEYHW
- the ppm1ba gene encoding protein phosphatase 1B isoform X2, whose product is MGAFLDKPRTEKHNTHDEGNGVRYGLSSMQGWRVEMEDAHTAVLGLPAPGMTDWSFFAVYDGHAGSRVANYCSKHLLEHIMSASLGTQGSQAGSDSSTSDPPALVLPTVETMKSGIRTGFLRIDEHMRSFSDLRNGMDRSGSTAVGILMSPDHFFFVNCGDSRAVLYRNSHVCFSTLDHKPCNPRERERIQNAGGSVMIQRVNGSLAVSRALGDYDYKCVDGKGPTEQLVSPEPEVFEMVRAPEQDQFVVLACDGIWDVMSNEELCEFVKSRLEVSDDLEKVCNEVVDTCLHKGSRDNMSVVLVCFPNAPKVSEEAVRKDAELNKYLESRVEEMLSRPGEEGFPDLVAVMRNLSTDIGMPLLPPGGGLASKRSVIEAVYNRLNPYREEDGPSCFI
- the ppm1ba gene encoding protein phosphatase 1B isoform X4, yielding MGAFLDKPRTEKHNTHDEGNGVRYGLSSMQGWRVEMEDAHTAVLGLPAPGMTDWSFFAVYDGHAGSRVANYCSKHLLEHIMSASLGTQGSQAGSDSSTSDPPALVLPTVETMKSGIRTGFLRIDEHMRSFSDLRNGMDRSGSTAVGILMSPDHFFFVNCGDSRAVLYRNSHVCFSTLDHKPCNPRERERIQNAGGSVMIQRVNGSLAVSRALGDYDYKCVDGKGPTEQLVSPEPEVFEMVRAPEQDQFVVLACDGIWDVMSNEELCEFVKSRLEVSDDLEKVCNEVVDTCLHKGSRDNMSVVLVCFPNAPKVSEEAVRKDAELNKYLESRVEGYFSN
- the ppm1ba gene encoding protein phosphatase 1B isoform X3, with amino-acid sequence MGAFLDKPRTEKHNTHDEGNGVRYGLSSMQGWRVEMEDAHTAVLGLPAPGMTDWSFFAVYDGHAGSRVANYCSKHLLEHIMSASLGTQGSQAGSDSSTSDPPALVLPTVETMKSGIRTGFLRIDEHMRSFSDLRNGMDRSGSTAVGILMSPDHFFFVNCGDSRAVLYRNSHVCFSTLDHKPCNPRERERIQNAGGSVMIQRVNGSLAVSRALGDYDYKCVDGKGPTEQLVSPEPEVFEMVRAPEQDQFVVLACDGIWDVMSNEELCEFVKSRLEVSDDLEKVCNEVVDTCLHKGSRDNMSVVLVCFPNAPKVSEEAVRKDAELNKYLESRVEAKLSGSQQRNDSIKTSFSISASISFLFPVLSSPPFPP